From the genome of Spinacia oleracea cultivar Varoflay chromosome 2, BTI_SOV_V1, whole genome shotgun sequence, one region includes:
- the LOC110804799 gene encoding uncharacterized protein, producing MKQHLVGGFRNVTKCPTCPEHVREEVKLFMIKKAQAKIESQMMPMVNQFDRDDDDEEEQDCEIMNSKSSQQLRKKPKVKGPMDFFVTSPSENVLKGRKDRKYIFGACDKQLRDKTCKAIAKWFYDAGIPFHAATYDSFKGMLDAVAQYGMGFKPPSMHELRVPLLKSKVEEIDKLKEEHKKEWATKGCSIMSDGWRDSIASKDIVNFLVNSPKGSFFIKSMDVSNVVKDADLLFHMLDDMVEEVGEQNVIQVVTDNASNYVKAGRLLEAKRQHLYWTPCAAHCLDLMLEDIGKIPKVKNALKKCIFMNGYIYNHISLVNLMRKFTNQRNLHRPAVTRFATSFITLAQFHKQKSNLRKMVTSQEWNTSKWSKDVGGKKIATYFLQDTFWRNVLYALKLTGPLVKVLRIVDGEKKPPMGYIYEAMDRVKETISKSFGMKEEEYKEAFEFIDKRWNCQLHRPLHAAGYYLNPEIHYDNVENVECEEVMLGLYDCIGRIVPDVETQEKILLELDSFKNATGLFGHYMAIRQRKTKSPSDWWSSYGSSTPDLKNFAIKVLSLTCSATGCERNWGVFQQLHSKKRNRLAQSRLNDMVYVKANRALERRYKRKDTIDPVLLREIDESNEWLLGRMEENSSDDEGDLVFEGDDLTWASVSRAAGANDPIYGTRGATRVARESMPSSSRVDKGKGPTTTSTSKFSRRVVIVDDDEEDEEEDIGEDGDYLDDEDEYDAIDDDEDYDDDEL from the exons ATGAAGCAACATTTGGTAGGAGGTTTTAGAAATGTGACTAAGTGTCCTACTTGTCCCGAGCATGTGAGGGAGGAAGTGAAGCTTTTTATGATCAAGAAAGCACAAGCTAAAATTGAGAGTCAAATGATGCCAATGGTTAACCAATTTGAtcgtgatgatgatgatgaggaagaaCAAGATTGTGAAATCATGAATTCAAAAAGTAGCCAACAACTTCGCAAAAAACCAAAAGTCAAGGGTCCCATGGATTTCTTTGTCACTTCTCCTTCCGAAAATGTCTTGAAAGGTAGAAAAGATAGAAAATATATCTTTGGTGCTTGTGATAAGCAATTGAGAGACAAGACTTGTAAAGCGATTGCAAAGTGGTTTTATGATGCGGGGATACCCTTTCATGCGGCTACTTATGATAGTTTCAAAGGCATGCTTGATGCCGTTGCACAATATGGCATGGGATTCAAGCCACCAAGCATGCATGAGCTAAGAGTTCCTCTCCTCAAGAGTAAAGTAGAGGAGATTgataaactaaaggaagagcaCAAGAAAGAGTGGGCAACAAAAGGTTGTTCAATTATGTCCGATGGATGGCGTGATTCGATTGCCTCAAAAGACATTGTGAACTTTCTTGTCAACTCTCCAAAAGGCTCTTTCTTCATAAAATCCATGGATGTTTCCAATGTTGTGAAAGATGCGGATTTGTTGTTTCATATGCTTGATGACATGGTAGAGGAAGTTGGAGAACAAAATGTAATCCAAGTGGTGACGGATAACGCATCCAATTATGTTAAGGCCG GAAGATTGTTGGAGGCTAAAAGACAACATCTTTATTGGACTCCTTGCGCCGCACATTGTTTAGACTTGATGTTGGAAGATATTGGGAAAATTCCTAAGGTCAAGAATGCTTTGAAGAAATGCATCTTCATGAATGGTTATATATATAACCATATATCTCTTGTGAACTTGATGAGGAAATTCACAAATCAAAGGAATTTGCATAGGCCGGCGGTTACAAGATTTGCTACATCTTTCATTACTCTTGCTCAATTTCATAAGCAAAAGAGTAACTTGAGGAAGATGGTTACTTCTCAAGAGTGGAATACCTCTAAGTGGTCAAAGGATGTGGGAGGAAAGAAAATAGCAACATACTTTTTGCAAGACACTTTTTGGAGAAATGTCTTATATGCTCTTAAGTTGACCGGTCCACTAGTTAAGGTGCTTAGAATTGTTGATGGAGAGAAAAAGCCTCCTATGGGATATATTTATGAAGCCATGGATAGGGTTAAGGAGACTATCTCTAAGAGTTTTGGAATGAAAGAGGAGGAATACAAAGAAGCTTTTGAGTTCATTGATAAAAGATGGAATTGTCAACTTCATCGACCTTTGCATGCGGCCGGTTATTATCTAAACCCCGAGATCCATTatgataatgttgaaaatgtCGAATGTGAAGAAGTGATGTTGGGTTTGTATGATTGTATTGGAAGGATAGTTCCGGATGTTGAAACTCAAGAGAAGATTCTTTTGGAATTGGATTCATTTAAGAATGCCACCGGTCTCTTTGGTCATTATATGGCTATAAGACAAAGAAAGACCAAATCCCCAT CGGATTGGTGGTCTAGTTATGGATCTTCAACTCCCGACCTCAAGAATTTTGCCATAAAGGTTCTTAGCCTAACTTGTAGTGCTACGGGTTGTGAGAGAAATTGGGGTGTTTTTCAACAACTTCACTCCAAAAAGAGGAATCGGTTGGCACAAAGTCGTTTGAATGACATGGTGTATGTGAAAGCTAATCGAGCTTTAGAGCGCCGATATAAGAGAAAAGACACCATTGATCCCGTTCTTTTGAGAGAGATTGATGAGAGTAATGAGTGGTTACTTGGGAGAATGGAAGAGAATTCTTCGGATGATGAAGGTGATCTTGTATTTGAGGGTGATGACTTGACATGGGCTAGTGTTAGTAGAGCCGCCGGAGCCAATGATCCAATCTATGGCACTAGAGGAGCAACAAGGGTTGCTAGGGAGTCCATGCCATCCTCATCTAGAGTTGATAAAGGAAAAGGGCCGACTACTACCTCCACTTCTAAATTTTCTCGTCGAGTTGTGATTGTGGATGATGATGAAGAGGATGAGGAAGAGGATATTGGTGAAGATGGAGATTATCTAGATGATGAGGATGAGTATGATGCTATCGATGATGATGAagattatgatgatgatgagctCTAG